A single region of the Lycium barbarum isolate Lr01 chromosome 2, ASM1917538v2, whole genome shotgun sequence genome encodes:
- the LOC132627751 gene encoding uncharacterized protein LOC132627751 isoform X2 yields the protein MLGDGAQTPTRSELLCMVKKNSNMLGKTIVEDEEASDVETDPRFWHGVMDVYFIRGRESRGRQEDDLVFFVKKLKHGSNEDESANSPYFVRRWAPKLDDLIGASASDVDWRRSFYLNLIAQTSFSVTVAICSQQVLKNYQTGKDGPLSPIYKVVKTVYASPSRINFHLDSRKEVETTSAYPEICFAVDDYDSTFDAVVLTDVDHCYCVLLNAHDGAAFPRERIQQDCSPGDTSRSDTRSGKAPTSKITLFSGFVSYQMVRDAYDAGRSGFGSLLSLHSAGKTDRIYMKGPGGRGEVEVAVSGVVDQSKKDFSQNSVDHESKKGLSFSAVVRRAASVASEAAKHAYAAASATRDEGMIPLKCCLMSISLPWEHIAHDLLFKGSPPVNL from the exons ATCTGAGTTGCTATGTATGGTGAAGAAGAATTCAAATATGTTAGGGAAAACCATAGTGGAAGATGAAGAAGCATCGGATGTTGAAACAGATCCACGTTTCTGGCATGGCGTTATGGATGTGTACTTCATTCGTGGCAGGGAGTCTAGGGGACGTCAGGAAGATGATCTTGTATTCTTTGTTAAAAAATTG AAACATGGATCAAATGAAGATGAATCTGCAAACTCTCCATACTTTGTACGCAGGTGGGCACCTAAG CTGGATGACTTAATTGGTGCCAGTGCATCAGATGTTGATTGGAGGCGCTCCTTTTACTTGAACTTAATTGCTCAAACTTCTTTTAGTGTGACGGTTGCAATTTGCAG TCAACAGGTTCTTAAAAATTACCAGACTGGAAAAGACGGACCATTGTCTCCTATATACAAG GTTGTCAAAACTGTCTATGCATCTCCAAGTCGTATCAATTTTCACTTGGACTCAAGAAAG gaaGTAGAAACAACCTCTGCCTACCCAGAGATATGTTTTGCAGTTGATGACTATGATTCCACTTTTGATGCAGTG GTCTTAACAGATGTTGATCACTGCTATTGTGTACTTTTAAATGCACATGATGGAGCTGCATTTCCAAGGGAGAGAATACAACAAGACTGCAGTCCTGGTGATACTTCGAGGAGTGATACACGTTCTGGAAAAGCACCAACTTCAAAG ATTACTCTTTTCTCCGGCTTCGTTAGCTATCAAATGGTCCGAGATGCATATGATG CTGGAAGATCTGGATTTGGGAGCCTTCTCTCACTTCATTCTGCTGGGAAAACTGACAGGATTTACATGAAAGGCCCTGGAGGACGTGGGGAAGTTGAAGTAGCTGTGTCTGGTGTTGTAG ATCAAAGCAAGAAGGACTTCTCCCAAAATTCTGTAGATCACGAATCTAAAAAAGGATTAAGCTTCAGTGCAGTTGTGCGACGAGCTGCATCAGTTGCGTCAGAGGCAGCAAAGCATGCATACGCTGCTGCTTCTGCTACCCGAGATGAAGGAATGATCCCCTTAAAGTGCTGCTTGATGTCTATATCATTACCTTGGGAACATATTGCTCATGATCTTTTGTTCAAG GGAAGTCCTCCCGTTAACCTGTAA
- the LOC132627751 gene encoding uncharacterized protein LOC132627751 isoform X1: MLGDGAQTPTRSELLCMVKKNSNMLGKTIVEDEEASDVETDPRFWHGVMDVYFIRGRESRGRQEDDLVFFVKKLHLQKHGSNEDESANSPYFVRRWAPKLDDLIGASASDVDWRRSFYLNLIAQTSFSVTVAICSQQVLKNYQTGKDGPLSPIYKVVKTVYASPSRINFHLDSRKEVETTSAYPEICFAVDDYDSTFDAVVLTDVDHCYCVLLNAHDGAAFPRERIQQDCSPGDTSRSDTRSGKAPTSKITLFSGFVSYQMVRDAYDAGRSGFGSLLSLHSAGKTDRIYMKGPGGRGEVEVAVSGVVDQSKKDFSQNSVDHESKKGLSFSAVVRRAASVASEAAKHAYAAASATRDEGMIPLKCCLMSISLPWEHIAHDLLFKGSPPVNL; encoded by the exons ATCTGAGTTGCTATGTATGGTGAAGAAGAATTCAAATATGTTAGGGAAAACCATAGTGGAAGATGAAGAAGCATCGGATGTTGAAACAGATCCACGTTTCTGGCATGGCGTTATGGATGTGTACTTCATTCGTGGCAGGGAGTCTAGGGGACGTCAGGAAGATGATCTTGTATTCTTTGTTAAAAAATTG CATTTGCAGAAACATGGATCAAATGAAGATGAATCTGCAAACTCTCCATACTTTGTACGCAGGTGGGCACCTAAG CTGGATGACTTAATTGGTGCCAGTGCATCAGATGTTGATTGGAGGCGCTCCTTTTACTTGAACTTAATTGCTCAAACTTCTTTTAGTGTGACGGTTGCAATTTGCAG TCAACAGGTTCTTAAAAATTACCAGACTGGAAAAGACGGACCATTGTCTCCTATATACAAG GTTGTCAAAACTGTCTATGCATCTCCAAGTCGTATCAATTTTCACTTGGACTCAAGAAAG gaaGTAGAAACAACCTCTGCCTACCCAGAGATATGTTTTGCAGTTGATGACTATGATTCCACTTTTGATGCAGTG GTCTTAACAGATGTTGATCACTGCTATTGTGTACTTTTAAATGCACATGATGGAGCTGCATTTCCAAGGGAGAGAATACAACAAGACTGCAGTCCTGGTGATACTTCGAGGAGTGATACACGTTCTGGAAAAGCACCAACTTCAAAG ATTACTCTTTTCTCCGGCTTCGTTAGCTATCAAATGGTCCGAGATGCATATGATG CTGGAAGATCTGGATTTGGGAGCCTTCTCTCACTTCATTCTGCTGGGAAAACTGACAGGATTTACATGAAAGGCCCTGGAGGACGTGGGGAAGTTGAAGTAGCTGTGTCTGGTGTTGTAG ATCAAAGCAAGAAGGACTTCTCCCAAAATTCTGTAGATCACGAATCTAAAAAAGGATTAAGCTTCAGTGCAGTTGTGCGACGAGCTGCATCAGTTGCGTCAGAGGCAGCAAAGCATGCATACGCTGCTGCTTCTGCTACCCGAGATGAAGGAATGATCCCCTTAAAGTGCTGCTTGATGTCTATATCATTACCTTGGGAACATATTGCTCATGATCTTTTGTTCAAG GGAAGTCCTCCCGTTAACCTGTAA